Proteins from a genomic interval of Polaribacter sejongensis:
- a CDS encoding Glu/Leu/Phe/Val dehydrogenase dimerization domain-containing protein codes for MKELLKIYENKQPEIVFNWKDPETEAEGWVVINSLRGGAAGGGTRMRKGLNMNEVLSLAKTMEVKFTVSGPAIGGAKSGINFDPSDPRKRGVLERWYKAVTPLLKHYYGTGGDLNVDADKDVIPITENCGVWHPQEGIFNGHFKPTEADKINRIGQLRMGVIKVIEDKVFSPDLSRKYTVADMLTGYGVAEAVKHYYAIYGGEIKGKRAIIQGFGNVGAAAAYYLTQLGAKVVGIIDRDGGVISEEGFTMQEMTALFLMKNGNQLVSNNMIPFEEINEKIWSLPAEIFVPAAASRLVSQDQVQRMIDTGLEVISPGANVPFADKEIFFGPIMEYTDNHLSLLPDFISNCGIARVFAYLMEAKVALPMQDKAIFNDTSNIIKKALQRTFKRSASKTKICSTAFEIALKQLI; via the coding sequence ATGAAAGAATTATTAAAAATATACGAGAATAAGCAGCCGGAAATTGTTTTTAATTGGAAAGATCCAGAAACGGAAGCAGAAGGTTGGGTTGTAATTAACTCTTTAAGAGGTGGTGCTGCCGGCGGTGGTACAAGAATGCGTAAAGGGTTAAATATGAATGAGGTTTTGTCTCTAGCCAAAACAATGGAGGTGAAGTTTACTGTTTCTGGTCCCGCAATTGGAGGCGCTAAATCGGGTATTAATTTTGATCCGAGCGACCCTAGAAAAAGAGGTGTTTTAGAGCGTTGGTATAAAGCAGTTACTCCATTGTTGAAACATTATTACGGAACAGGTGGAGATTTAAATGTAGATGCAGATAAAGATGTCATTCCTATTACGGAAAATTGTGGAGTTTGGCATCCGCAAGAAGGGATTTTTAACGGACATTTTAAACCGACAGAAGCAGATAAAATAAATAGAATTGGCCAATTGCGAATGGGTGTAATTAAGGTGATTGAAGATAAGGTTTTTTCGCCAGATTTATCTAGGAAATATACAGTGGCAGATATGTTAACTGGTTATGGAGTAGCAGAAGCTGTGAAGCATTATTATGCTATTTACGGAGGAGAAATAAAAGGAAAAAGAGCAATTATACAAGGGTTTGGAAATGTAGGTGCTGCTGCTGCTTATTATTTAACGCAGTTGGGTGCTAAGGTTGTAGGGATTATTGATAGAGATGGTGGTGTTATAAGTGAAGAAGGGTTTACGATGCAAGAAATGACTGCTTTGTTTTTGATGAAAAACGGAAATCAGTTAGTTTCTAATAATATGATTCCTTTTGAAGAGATTAATGAAAAAATATGGAGTTTGCCTGCTGAAATATTTGTACCAGCTGCAGCTTCTAGATTGGTTTCTCAAGATCAGGTTCAACGTATGATAGATACTGGGTTAGAAGTGATTTCTCCGGGAGCAAATGTTCCGTTTGCAGACAAAGAAATTTTCTTTGGTCCAATTATGGAATATACGGATAATCATTTAAGTTTATTACCAGATTTTATTTCAAATTGTGGTATCGCAAGAGTTTTTGCGTATTTAATGGAGGCGAAAGTAGCTTTGCCAATGCAGGATAAAGCAATTTTTAATGATACCTCTAATATTATAAAGAAAGCGTTGCAGCGAACTTTTAAAAGGAGTGCTTCTAAAACAAAAATTTGTTCAACAGCATTTGAGATCGCTTTAAAGCAATTAATATAA